A genomic region of Papaver somniferum cultivar HN1 chromosome 7, ASM357369v1, whole genome shotgun sequence contains the following coding sequences:
- the LOC113294021 gene encoding disease resistance protein RGA2-like: MVHKIKDLNQLLDQVSKDKDNFSLNISESSYNKSSSKYRETHSLVDVSMFVGREKDKSRLIDLLLDSSANQQLYRIILIVSMGGVGKTALTKIIYSDYGVKKHFEKRI, translated from the coding sequence ATGGTTCATAAGATCAAAGATCTTAACCAACTGTTAGATCAAGTTTCAAAGGATAAAGACAATTTTAGTTTGAATATTTCTGAGAGTAGTTATAATAAGAGTAGTTCAAAATACAGAGAAACTCATTCGCTTGTAGATGTTTCTatgtttgttggaagagaaaaggATAAGTCAAGGCTAATAGATTTGTTGTTGGATAGCTCAGCAAATCAACAACTCTATCGTATTATTCTTATTGTTTCCATGGGAGGAGTTGGTAAAACTGCACTTACTAAAATCATCTATAGCGATTATGGTGTAAAGAAACATTTTGAAAAACGAATTTAG
- the LOC113295222 gene encoding glutelin type-D 1-like yields MEIDLTPKSSKSVYGSDGGSYFSWSPSDLPMLKEGNIGASKISLQKNGLAMPSYSDSAKVAYVLQGSGTAGIILYEAEKEKVIAVKEGDAIALPFGVVTWWFNKEDTELVILFMGDTSKGHKAGEFTEFALTGANGIFTGFTTEFVSRAWDLEEDKVKELVGSQKSTGIIKLKDGFQMPEPSEEDRKGMALNCLEAPLDVVIKNGGRVVVLNTKNLPLVEQVGLGADLVRIDAGSMCSPGFSCDSAYQVTYIVRGSGRAQIVGVDGKRKMEIRVQAGNLFIVPRFFVVSKIADEEGMDWFSIISTPNPIFCHLAGKTSVWKALNPQVLEASFNVAPEAEKHFRSKRTNAEIFFPAPN; encoded by the coding sequence ATGGAGATTGATTTGACACCCAAATCGTCTAAGTCTGTATACGGAAGTGATGGCGGATCATACTTCTCATGGTCACCATCTGATCTTCCTATGCTCAAAGAAGGTAACATTGGAGCATCCAAGATTTCTCTCCAGAAGAATGGTTTAGCTATGCCTAGCTATTCTGATTCCGCCAAGGTTGCGTATGTTCTTCAAGGAAGCGGTACTGCTGGTATTATCCTTTATGAAGCTGAGAAGGAGAAGGTGATTGCAGTCAAAGAGGGTGATGCTATTGCTTTACCTTTCGGTGTTGTCACTTGGTGGTTTAACAAAGAAGATACAGAACTTGTTATTTTGTTCATGGGTGATACCTCGAAAGGTCACAAAGCTGGTGAGTTTACCGAATTCGCTTTAACCGGCGCTAATGGCATTTTCACTGGATTTACCACTGAGTTTGTTAGTCGGGCTTGGGATTTGGAAGAAGACAAGGTTAAGGAGCTTGTTGGAAGCCAAAAGAGCACCGGAATCATTAAGTTGAAAGATGGCTTTCAGATGCCAGAGCCTAGTGAGGAAGACAGGAAAGGGATGGCTTTGAACTGCTTAGAAGCGCCTCTTGATGTCGTTATCAAGAACGGCGGGCGTGTTGTGGTTCTGAACACCAAGAACTTGCCATTGGTTGAACAAGTTGGACTTGGAGCTGATCTTGTCAGGATCGATGCTGGATCAATGTGCTCGCCTGGATTCTCCTGTGATTCAGCTTACCAGGTTACATATATTGTTCGGGGTAGCGGCCGTGCTCAGATTGTCGGTGTTGATGGCAAGCGCAAGATGGAGATAAGAGTCCAAGCTGGTAACTTGTTTATTGTCCCAAGGTTCTTCGTGGTCTCGAAAATTGCAGATGAGGAGGGTATGGATTGGTTTTCCATCATCAGTACTCCAAACCCGATATTCTGCCACTTAGCAGGAAAGACATCAGTCTGGAAAGCATTGAATCCTCAAGTTCTTGAAGCTTCATTCAACGTCGCACCCGAAGCAGAGAAGCATTTCCGTTCCAAGAGGACTAATGCTGAAATCTTCTTCCCTGCACCAAACTAA
- the LOC113295221 gene encoding ectonucleotide pyrophosphatase/phosphodiesterase family member 3-like encodes MGVSSFSISTPSNPIEEEDESQNSSLLSSNKTQSVNQSQNPKKTILFISLIIITCISLSVAIAFGFLYYSSIKNVSPSKNVSPSMAETARPLVKLSQPVVLLISTDGFRFGYQFKTPTPNIHRLIHNGTEADLGLIPVFPTLTFPNHYSIATGLYPAYHGIINNHFTYPGTGETFYMGSHDPKWWLGEPIWETVMNHGLKAATYFWPGSEVKKGSWNCSSDMCKHFNGSVAFEERVDTVLKYFDLPVNEIPSFMTLYFEDPDAQGHKVGPDDPQITAAVAKVDKMIGRLIDGLEKRGVFEDVTIIMVGDHGMVGTCDKKIIYVDDLSPWIEIPSSSVQTYTPVLSMYPPPGISAADTVAKMMEGLKSGKVDNGMNMRVFLKEDLPARLHYAASERIPPIIGLLEEGFKVEQKKTKRKECGGSHGYDNAFFSMRSIFIGHGPQFGRGVKVPSFENVEIYNLITSVLKIQGAPNNGTESFVKSILLPSS; translated from the coding sequence ATGGGTGtatcttcattttcaatttcaactccatcaaacccaatagaagaagaagatgaatcacaGAATTCATCTCTTCTCTCATCAAACAAAACCCAGTCTGTAAATCAATCTCAGAATCCAAAAAAGACAATCCTTTTCATTTCTCTGATTATTATAACTTGTATTTCGTTATCAGTTGCAATTGCTTTTGGTTTCCTTTACTATTCTTCAATTAAAAATGTCTCACCTTCCAAGAATGTCTCACCTTCAATGGCAGAAACAGCTAGACCATTAGTCAAACTTAGTCAACCAGTGGTACTATTGATTTCAACTGATGGGTTTAGATTTGGTTATCAATTCAAAACCCCAACACCTAATATTCATAGATTGATTCATAATGGAACTGAAGCTGATTTGGGTTTGATTCCAGTTTTTCCAACTTTGACATTCCCTAACCATTACTCAATTGCTACTGGTCTGTACCCAGCTTATCATGGTATTATCAATAATCATTTTACGTATCCGGGTACCGGTGAGACGTTTTATATGGGTAGTCATGATCCTAAATGGTGGTTAGGTGAACCTATATGGGAGACTGTAATGAATCATGGTTTGAAAGCTGCAACTTATTTTTGGCCTGGTTCCGAGGTAAAGAAAGGTTCGTGGAATTGTTCTTCGGATATGTGTAAGCATTTTAATGGTTCTGTTGCATTTGAAGAAAGGGTTGATACTGTTTTGAAGTACTTTGATTTGCCAGTTAATGAGATACCGAGTTTTATGACTTTGTACTTTGAGGATCCGGATGCGCAAGGTCATAAAGTTGGTCCAGATGATCCACAGATTACAGCTGCTGTAGCTAAGGTTGATAAAATGATTGGTAGGTTGATAGATGGGTTGGAAAAGAGAGGTGTGTTTGAAGATGTTACTATAATTATGGTTGGTGATCACGGAATGGTTGGTACATGTGATAAAAAGATTATATATGTTGATGATTTATCACCGTGGATTGAAATTCCATCGAGTTCTGTTCAAACGTATACGCCAGTGTTGTCTATGTATCCTCCGCCTGGTATTTCAGCTGCAGATACTGTAGCCAAAATGATGGAGGGCTTGAAATCGGGTAAAGTTGATAATGGGATGAACATGAGAGTCTTTCTTAAGGAGGATTTACCAGCTCGTCTTCATTATGCTGCAAGTGAACGGATTCCTCCAATTATTGGTTTACTTGAAGAAGGATTTAAGGTGGAACAGAAGAAAACGAAGCGAAAAGAGTGTGGAGGATCACATGGTTATGACAATGCATTTTTCTCCATGAGAAGTATTTTTATTGGTCATGGTCCTCAGTTTGGTAGAGGTGTAAAGGTTCCATCGTTCGAGAATGTTGAGATTTATAATTTGATTACTTCAGTTTTGAAGATCCAAGGAGCTCCAAACAATGGGACTGAATCATTTGTGAAATCCATTCTTTTGCCTAGTTCGTGA